The genome window GGGCTTTGTGTATGATGCGTCAGGACGCCCCAGTAGCGTTTTTGTGCAATACATTACGGACTACTTCCCAAGTCAATCCGAGCACAATGTCCGCCCCACGCCTCTCACCCGTATTGAGCAAGATTTCTATCGCCAAATCATTAAGCAGACACGCTAGCCCCCACAGATAGCGGCGTTCTTTACGACTCACATTCAGGTATAAAAAAAGCGCCTTAAGGCGCTTTTTCTCTGTTCAATTGGCGGATTACTTAATCGTAATACGAGCGAATTTACGCTTACCAACTTGATAGACTGCGGTGCCAGTTTCCGGTACCCACTTGGTGTCGGCCACTTTTTCGCCGTCGCACTTTACTGCACCTTGGCGAACCATACGCATCGCATCAGAAGTTGAGTTCACTAAGCCCGCTTCTTTTAAAACGTTGGCAATTGCCATGCCTTCGGCCAACTCAAACTCAGGCATTTCATCGGGCATAGCGCCTTTCTGGAATCGATTGATGAACTCTTGTTCAGCTGCATCGGCATCCGCTTCAGAGTGGAAACGCGCAATGATTTCCTTCGCTAATAGAATCTTAATATCACGAGGGTTTTTACCCGCTTCAATATCGGCCTTAAACTGCTCCACTTCCTCCAATGGACGGAAAGACAACAGTTCGTAGTAATCCCACATCAAAACATCGGAAATCGACATGATTTTACCGAACATATCACTCGGAGCGTCATCAATACCAATATAGTTATTGGCGGACTTAGACATTTTTTTCTCACCGTCTAGCCCGACCAGTAATGGCAACATCATGACAACTTGCGGAGTTTGGCCGTTGGCTTTTTGCAGCTCTCGTCCCATCAGCAAGTTAAAGCGCTGATCCGTTCCGCCCAATTCCACATCGGTCTCCATTGCCACCGAGTCGTAGCCTTGAAGCAACGGGTACATAAATTCATGAATTGCAATGGCTTGGCCGCTAGCATAGCGCTTTTTGAAATCATCACGCTCTAACATACGGGCAACCGTTTGGTGAGAGCCAAGACGGATCATGCCTTCGGCACCCAACTTCGATAACCATTCAGAGTTAAATTGAATGGTTGTCTTTTCTGGATCTAAAATCTTAAATACTTGGGTTTTATAGGTTTCCGCATTGCGCATAACATCTTCACGGGTCAGCGGCGGTCTCGTTGTATTTTTCCCCGTTGGGTCACCCACCATGCCGGTAAAATCACCAATCAGGAATGTCACTTCATGACCAAGCTCTTGAAAGGCACGCAACTTATTAAGAATTACAGTATGACCTAAATGAATATCTGGTGCCGTTGGATCCGCACCTAGCTTGATTCGCAACGGTCGGTTTTCTTTTAATTTAGCAATCAGCTCATCTTCCGGGATAAGCTCTGCTACACCACGCTTAAGTTCAGCTAAAGCGGCTTCAATACTCGCCATTCTTTGTTCACTCCCACAGATTTGGCAAAATGTAATAATTCGACATATTACTTGAATAGCGACTACTTTTGAAACCAGTTAGACTAACAAGCAGCGAATTAATTTAATATTTCTCAAACCAAGCCCATTATCATGACCATTATTTCCCGTTTAACCTGGCTACACAAACTTTCCATTGTCATGTGTTCTGCCTTGATTGTCGGTGCAGCATTTTTTCTCCCCGATCCAGACAAACTCATTAATCAGCAAGAAGGGCTAAAGATAGGTCAGCCATACCCCCTTCCATTAAATCATGAACGACTCAGCGAACAAGAAGATCGCCTTTCCCAGCATACGCCATTAATCTGGGAGAAACACACCGTAAAATCGGGAGAAAGCAGCGCTGTGCTTTTCCAACGAGTAGGATTGTCTTCTCGTGTGCTCTATGCCTTAACGTCAAGCAACGCTGATATTCATCATCATTTAACTCACCTACGTCCTGGTGATGAACTGTATTTCGGCTTAAATGATCAACATGAGCTACTTCAGTTACGTCGTAGGATCAATTCCTATGAAACGTTTGTTGTCAAGAAAAGTGGCGATCATTACACCTCAACCGTCGACACCAAAGATGTCTATTTCCAATACAACTATGCGAATGCAACCATCCATTCCAATTTTTGGAAAGCGGCGAGCAACGCGGGAATCACGCCAAACCAAATAATGCAAATCGCGAGTATTTTTGGCTGGGATGTCGATTTTGCACTGGATATTCGTGCCGGTGACCACTTTGAGCTACTGTATCAAGAGAAAGTCGTCGAAGGTCAAGTCACGGAACGAGGCGATATTATTGCCGCAAGGTTTACTAACCGAGGGAAAACCTTTACCGCCATTCGTGACGATGCGACAGGTAACTACTATGACGAAAACGGCCGCGCAATGAAAAAAGCGTTTTTACGCTCACCGCTGGACTTTCGCCGAGTATCGTCTAATTTTAACCCGCGCCGCTTACACCCGGTAACTGGACGTGTCCGTCCGCATCGAGGGACCGATTATGTCGCCCCCGTTGGCACCCCGATTTGGGCGGCTGGGGATGGAGTGGTAAAAAAAGCAGGCTATAATCAATACAACGGTAACTATGTTTTTATACGTCACAGCAATACCTACACCACCAAATACTTGCATCTCAAGCGACGTTTTGTAAAAACTGGTCAACGTATTAAACAAGGGCAAACCATTGGTACGCTCGGCAGTACTGGTAGGGTGACAGGCGCACATTTGCACTATGAATTTCTCGTGCATGGGGTACATAAAAACCCGAGAACCGTAGATTTACCGTTGTCACGCTCTCTCAAAGGCCAAGCCAAACAGCAATTTTTAAGCGTAGCTAAAGAACGCTTACATCAGCTTGAGCGCTATAGCCATTTTCTCTTTGTTCCTTCCCAATAACACCAGCCAATAAAAAAGCAGAATGCCTGGGCATTCTGCTTTTTACGATTCGGCTTATCCAAAAAAGGTTACACGCTGAAAGAAGCACCACAGCCACACGTAGTCGTGGCATTGGGGTTATTGACGAAAAAGCGAGCGCCTTCTAGACCTTCCGTATAATCGACCTCTCCACCGATCAAATACTGTAAGCTCATTGGGTCAATGACCAATGTAACGCCTTCCTTATCGATGGTCGTATCACCATCGTTGACACTTTCATCAAAAGTGAAACCATATTGAAAGCCACTACAGCCACCACCGGTAATGTACACTCGTAACTTCAGTGCTGGATTTTCTTCTTCCTCAATCAGAACTTTGACTCGTTTTGCCGCAGCTTCTGAAAATGACAAAGGGATATTATTTTCACTCACAACGCTCTCTCCCATTTGTGTCACCACATGAGTCGATTCACCTTAGGGAATGAGTGACCAGTGATGAGCATTCTTATATAACGGCTCATTATCTAATACCTGACTGCTTCAATCAAGTATTAGCTCATATCGGACCAATAGCTCTGCACTATGGCTGAGTCTTGCCTCTTATGCCAGCTTATCGTTACGACCACTTTATACAGAGTGCTCCCCATAGGGAAGTGTAAAGAGAAAAGCAGGGAAAATATTTCGTCTGCATCAATAGAAGCGTACAATGCTCGCCATATCGGTCCCGAAATAAAGAAGAGGAAATTTCCATGACCAAATCAGCCGATCTCTATCAGCTTGCCCAAGAAAAAATTCCTGGCGGCGTTAACTCTCCTGTCCGCGCATTCAATGGTGTAGGCGGCACACCTATTTTTATCGACCGAGCCGATGGTGCGTTTCTGTTTGACGCTGACGGTAAAGCCTATATCGATTATGTCGGCTCGTGGGGACCGATGATTTTAGGTCATAACCATGTGGCCATTCGCGAAGCCGTGATTGATGCTGCACAAAAAGGGCTGAGCTTTGGAGCACCCACTGCCAAAGAAACGGATATGGCGAGCTTGGTCTCAGAATTAGTCCCTTCCATGGAACAAATCCGCATGGTCAACTCTGGTACAGAAGCGACCATGAGCGCCATTCGTCTCGCTCGTGGCTATACAGGCCGCGATAAAATCATCAAATTTGAAGGCTGCTACCATGGCCACTCAGATGGACTGTTGGTGAAAGCCGGTTCAGGCGCATTAACCCTTGGCCAACCAAGCTCCCCTGGTGTGCCTGCTGATTTTGCCAAACATACGTTGACCGCCCGCTATAACGACTTAGAGTCGGTCAAAGAAGTCTTCAAAGCCAATCCCGGTGACATTGCCTGCATTATCGTTGAACCTGTAGCGGGCAATATGAACTGTGTACCGCCTGTCGATGGTTTTTTAAGTGGCTTACGAGCGCTGTGTGATCAAGAAGGGGCTTTACTGATTTTCGATGAAGTCATGACCGGCTTTCGTGTGGCACTGGGTGGCGCTCAAGCGTACTACAACGTCACTCCTGATTTAACCACGTTAGGTAAAGTCATCGGTGGCGGTATGCCTGTAGGTGCCTTTGGTGGGAAAAAAGAAATCATGCAATACATCGCACCGACAGGGCCAGTTTATCAAGCTGGCACCCTATCAGGTAACCCTATTGCAATG of Vibrio zhugei contains these proteins:
- the tyrS gene encoding tyrosine--tRNA ligase, with protein sequence MASIEAALAELKRGVAELIPEDELIAKLKENRPLRIKLGADPTAPDIHLGHTVILNKLRAFQELGHEVTFLIGDFTGMVGDPTGKNTTRPPLTREDVMRNAETYKTQVFKILDPEKTTIQFNSEWLSKLGAEGMIRLGSHQTVARMLERDDFKKRYASGQAIAIHEFMYPLLQGYDSVAMETDVELGGTDQRFNLLMGRELQKANGQTPQVVMMLPLLVGLDGEKKMSKSANNYIGIDDAPSDMFGKIMSISDVLMWDYYELLSFRPLEEVEQFKADIEAGKNPRDIKILLAKEIIARFHSEADADAAEQEFINRFQKGAMPDEMPEFELAEGMAIANVLKEAGLVNSTSDAMRMVRQGAVKCDGEKVADTKWVPETGTAVYQVGKRKFARITIK
- a CDS encoding peptidoglycan DD-metalloendopeptidase family protein; this encodes MMTIISRLTWLHKLSIVMCSALIVGAAFFLPDPDKLINQQEGLKIGQPYPLPLNHERLSEQEDRLSQHTPLIWEKHTVKSGESSAVLFQRVGLSSRVLYALTSSNADIHHHLTHLRPGDELYFGLNDQHELLQLRRRINSYETFVVKKSGDHYTSTVDTKDVYFQYNYANATIHSNFWKAASNAGITPNQIMQIASIFGWDVDFALDIRAGDHFELLYQEKVVEGQVTERGDIIAARFTNRGKTFTAIRDDATGNYYDENGRAMKKAFLRSPLDFRRVSSNFNPRRLHPVTGRVRPHRGTDYVAPVGTPIWAAGDGVVKKAGYNQYNGNYVFIRHSNTYTTKYLHLKRRFVKTGQRIKQGQTIGTLGSTGRVTGAHLHYEFLVHGVHKNPRTVDLPLSRSLKGQAKQQFLSVAKERLHQLERYSHFLFVPSQ
- the erpA gene encoding iron-sulfur cluster insertion protein ErpA; amino-acid sequence: MSENNIPLSFSEAAAKRVKVLIEEEENPALKLRVYITGGGCSGFQYGFTFDESVNDGDTTIDKEGVTLVIDPMSLQYLIGGEVDYTEGLEGARFFVNNPNATTTCGCGASFSV
- the hemL gene encoding glutamate-1-semialdehyde 2,1-aminomutase translates to MTKSADLYQLAQEKIPGGVNSPVRAFNGVGGTPIFIDRADGAFLFDADGKAYIDYVGSWGPMILGHNHVAIREAVIDAAQKGLSFGAPTAKETDMASLVSELVPSMEQIRMVNSGTEATMSAIRLARGYTGRDKIIKFEGCYHGHSDGLLVKAGSGALTLGQPSSPGVPADFAKHTLTARYNDLESVKEVFKANPGDIACIIVEPVAGNMNCVPPVDGFLSGLRALCDQEGALLIFDEVMTGFRVALGGAQAYYNVTPDLTTLGKVIGGGMPVGAFGGKKEIMQYIAPTGPVYQAGTLSGNPIAMAAGYACLSLLQQEDSERRLDQKASALAKGIKAVADKHNIPLLVHQVGGMFGFFFTDQERVTCYEDVAKCDSEKFKQFFNHMLNYGVYLAPSAFEAGFISLAHSTADIDATIEAAERSFEAMNQA